The Variovorax paradoxus B4 genome includes a region encoding these proteins:
- a CDS encoding cation-translocating P-type ATPase yields the protein MADPCDLTDAVARQRLAQDGPNEVTVSRPRSVLRLAREVASEPMFLLLAACGSIYLALGDAQEALMLLGFVFIVMGLSFVQQRRSERSLEALRDLSSPQALVRRGGAMRRIAARELVVGDMVLLSEGDRVPADMSLLDASNLAIDESLLTGESVPVTKRALASEEAMAADAWTAFSGTLVTQGTARGRVTATGARSALGRIGASLAGIAAQATPIQRETRGVVKGVAIGGLALAAALAAAYGALRGDWLQGLLAGLTLAMGIIPEELPMVLALFLGLGAWRLVREKVLARSIPAVELLGATTVLCVDKTGTLTANRMSVRQLRSGDARYDALETKGAALQEELHPLLEYAVLASHRRTFDPMESAIAEAAGQWLAGTEHLHSDWTLIDDYPLSPELLAMSRVWRSPDQRAFLIAAKGAPEAIVDLCHMDAGRAGRIAEQVLEMATDGLRVLGVACGTFDADVLPGLQHDFDFRFLGLVGLEDPVRADVPQAIAECRAAGIRVVMMTGDHPATAIAVARQAGLSAEAPVMTGVEMASLADEALAARLAATTIFCRVQPDQKLRLVRAFRAQGDVVAMTGDGVNDAPALKAADIGVAMGARGTEVAREAAALVLLNDDFASLVTAIRHGRRVFANLRKAIVFVVAVHVPIVGLSILPVVFGWPLLLMPVHILFLQLIIDPACSVVFEAEPLEESAMKVPPRRPDQRLFDSAVLVRGLWQGGVLLGMLLVTYAGARWMASLEAGRDDMARTLTFVVLVLSNLGLIQSNRSWERTAWHGNTASNRQFGWIAAGAVAVLCAVLTVPAVGRLFSFVMPSPLLLAAGLGMAVLSMLWFECIKWGLRRKVRGNASPGGAVHLPANSCSSRR from the coding sequence ATGGCGGATCCCTGCGACCTGACGGATGCCGTGGCGCGGCAGCGCCTGGCGCAGGACGGCCCGAATGAAGTGACGGTCTCACGCCCGCGCAGTGTGTTGCGGCTGGCGCGCGAGGTGGCGTCCGAGCCGATGTTTCTGCTGCTCGCGGCCTGCGGCAGCATCTACCTGGCGCTGGGCGATGCGCAGGAAGCGCTCATGCTGCTCGGCTTCGTCTTCATCGTCATGGGCCTCAGCTTTGTCCAGCAACGGCGCAGCGAGCGCTCCCTGGAAGCACTGCGCGATCTTTCCAGCCCGCAAGCGCTGGTCCGTCGCGGGGGTGCGATGCGCCGCATCGCGGCGCGGGAACTGGTGGTGGGCGATATGGTCCTGCTGTCGGAGGGGGACCGTGTTCCTGCCGACATGTCGCTCCTCGACGCGTCGAACCTCGCCATCGACGAGTCATTGCTGACCGGCGAGTCGGTGCCGGTGACCAAGCGGGCCCTGGCCAGCGAGGAAGCCATGGCGGCGGATGCCTGGACAGCGTTTTCAGGCACGCTCGTGACGCAAGGAACCGCACGGGGACGCGTGACTGCCACCGGCGCGCGCAGCGCGCTCGGGCGCATCGGGGCCTCGCTGGCCGGGATCGCCGCGCAGGCCACGCCGATCCAGCGGGAGACGCGAGGCGTCGTCAAGGGGGTAGCAATTGGGGGGCTGGCACTGGCCGCGGCGCTCGCGGCAGCGTACGGCGCGCTCCGCGGCGACTGGCTCCAGGGCCTGCTGGCCGGGCTGACGCTCGCGATGGGCATCATCCCCGAAGAGTTACCGATGGTGCTTGCGCTGTTCCTCGGCCTGGGAGCCTGGCGGCTGGTGCGTGAGAAGGTGTTGGCCCGAAGCATCCCCGCGGTCGAACTGCTCGGGGCCACCACGGTGTTGTGCGTCGACAAGACCGGCACGCTGACGGCCAATCGCATGAGCGTACGGCAGCTTCGGTCCGGCGATGCAAGGTACGACGCGTTGGAGACGAAGGGTGCCGCCCTGCAGGAGGAACTGCACCCGTTGCTGGAGTATGCGGTGCTGGCCAGCCACCGGCGCACGTTCGACCCGATGGAGTCCGCCATCGCCGAAGCTGCCGGGCAATGGCTTGCCGGCACAGAGCATCTGCATTCCGACTGGACCCTGATCGACGACTATCCGTTGTCGCCGGAATTGCTGGCGATGTCGCGCGTGTGGCGTTCACCCGATCAGCGGGCGTTCCTCATTGCCGCCAAGGGAGCTCCCGAAGCCATTGTCGACCTGTGCCACATGGATGCAGGCCGCGCCGGCCGCATCGCCGAACAGGTGTTGGAGATGGCGACCGACGGCCTGCGTGTACTTGGCGTCGCGTGTGGCACCTTCGATGCCGATGTCCTGCCCGGGCTGCAGCACGACTTCGATTTCCGGTTCCTTGGCTTGGTCGGGCTGGAGGATCCGGTACGGGCCGACGTGCCGCAGGCCATTGCCGAGTGCCGTGCCGCCGGCATCCGGGTCGTGATGATGACGGGGGATCATCCCGCCACCGCAATCGCGGTGGCGCGGCAAGCCGGGCTGAGTGCCGAGGCGCCTGTCATGACCGGCGTCGAGATGGCTTCTCTGGCCGACGAGGCGCTCGCCGCACGGTTGGCCGCAACAACCATCTTCTGTCGGGTCCAGCCTGATCAGAAGCTTCGTCTGGTGCGAGCTTTCCGTGCGCAGGGCGATGTGGTCGCGATGACCGGCGACGGCGTGAACGATGCGCCGGCCCTGAAAGCCGCCGACATCGGCGTGGCGATGGGTGCGCGAGGGACCGAGGTGGCCCGCGAGGCGGCCGCGCTGGTCCTGCTGAACGACGACTTCGCCTCGCTGGTCACGGCGATTCGCCATGGGCGCCGCGTGTTCGCGAATCTTCGCAAGGCGATTGTGTTCGTGGTGGCGGTCCATGTGCCCATCGTCGGGCTGTCGATCCTGCCGGTGGTCTTTGGCTGGCCCCTGCTGTTGATGCCCGTCCACATCCTGTTCCTGCAATTGATCATCGACCCTGCCTGTTCGGTGGTGTTCGAGGCCGAGCCTCTCGAAGAGAGCGCGATGAAGGTCCCTCCCCGCCGCCCCGACCAGCGGCTGTTCGACTCGGCGGTGCTGGTCCGCGGCCTGTGGCAGGGCGGCGTGTTGCTGGGGATGCTTCTGGTGACCTATGCGGGCGCGCGTTGGATGGCGTCGCTGGAGGCCGGAAGGGACGACATGGCAAGGACACTGACTTTCGTGGTGCTGGTGCTGTCGAACCTCGGCCTGATCCAAAGCAACCGCTCCTGGGAGCGAACCGCCTGGCACGGCAACACTGCGTCCAACCGCCAGTTCGGCTGGATCGCCGCGGGAGCTGTTGCGGTTCTGTGCGCGGTGCTTACCGTGCCTGCCGTTGGTCGTCTGTTCTCGTTTGTGATGCCATCGCCGCTGCTGCTGGCGGCCGGTCTGGGGATGGCGGTCTTGAGCATGCTCTGGTTCGAATGCATCAAATGGGGCCTGCGCCGCAAGGTTCGCGGCAATGCAAGCCCCGGCGGAGCAGTTCACCTACCGGCAAATTCCTGCTCCAGTCGACGGTAG
- a CDS encoding universal stress protein: MKILVATDGSKNALRAVKYAARLAHLLRSASNKITLISVHDDAGLRHAKAFVGKAEVADYLRELSEKELKPARKLLQADGIGYDMEIRTGHVSQEIVDCANEGKFDMIVLGSKGRSAMADLLLGSVAQRVLATAKQPVVVVK; this comes from the coding sequence ATGAAGATCCTTGTTGCCACCGATGGGTCCAAGAACGCGCTGCGTGCGGTCAAGTACGCGGCCAGGCTTGCCCATCTGCTGCGCTCCGCGTCGAACAAGATCACGCTGATCAGCGTCCACGACGACGCCGGCCTGCGCCATGCCAAGGCCTTCGTCGGCAAGGCGGAAGTCGCGGACTATCTGCGCGAACTCAGCGAGAAGGAACTCAAGCCGGCCAGGAAGCTCTTGCAGGCCGATGGCATCGGCTACGACATGGAAATCCGTACGGGCCACGTGTCTCAGGAGATCGTCGACTGCGCGAACGAAGGCAAGTTCGACATGATCGTGTTGGGCTCGAAGGGCCGCAGCGCGATGGCCGACCTGTTGCTCGGCTCCGTGGCGCAACGCGTGCTCGCGACCGCGAAGCAGCCCGTCGTGGTGGTGAAGTGA
- a CDS encoding DUF1924 domain-containing protein, producing MSLLKPHRSTCRRSAAAWIAAIVIAPTAGASTPAGLLAGYAGEAGAAPSPERGQSLFNSRHGRDWSCASCHGAAPTGPGRHAATGKPIAALAPAFNPERFTDAAKADKWFRRNCNDVVGRECTAAEKADVLSWLIKLKP from the coding sequence ATGAGCTTGTTGAAACCGCACCGATCCACATGCCGCCGCTCCGCCGCGGCCTGGATCGCCGCCATCGTCATTGCGCCCACGGCCGGCGCCTCCACCCCCGCCGGGCTGCTCGCCGGCTACGCCGGGGAGGCAGGGGCCGCCCCGAGCCCCGAACGAGGCCAGTCGCTGTTCAACAGCCGCCACGGCCGCGATTGGAGTTGCGCCTCGTGCCACGGTGCGGCGCCCACGGGGCCGGGCCGGCACGCGGCCACCGGCAAGCCGATCGCAGCCCTTGCCCCGGCCTTCAACCCCGAGCGGTTCACCGATGCCGCCAAGGCCGACAAGTGGTTCCGCCGCAACTGCAATGACGTGGTGGGCCGCGAATGCACCGCCGCAGAGAAGGCCGATGTGTTGAGTTGGTTGATCAAACTCAAGCCCTGA
- a CDS encoding diheme cytochrome c: MADRPRLRRQAGAWACAFAGLFAAQAWADDGDRVSRTSLLPKYREECAACHIAYPPGMLPAASWQRVMANLPRHYGTDASLDPGTVSALAGWLAANAATGGRRSEPPPEDRITRSAWFVRKHREVAPATWTLPGVKSAANCTACHTRADQGDFNEHNVRIPR; the protein is encoded by the coding sequence ATGGCCGACCGTCCCCGCCTCCGCCGCCAAGCAGGTGCATGGGCCTGTGCGTTCGCGGGGCTCTTCGCTGCGCAGGCCTGGGCCGACGACGGCGACCGCGTGTCGCGCACGTCCCTGCTGCCGAAGTACCGCGAGGAATGCGCGGCCTGCCATATCGCCTACCCGCCCGGCATGCTGCCGGCGGCCTCCTGGCAGCGCGTGATGGCGAACCTGCCCCGCCACTACGGCACCGATGCCTCGCTGGATCCCGGCACGGTGAGCGCACTCGCGGGCTGGCTGGCGGCGAATGCTGCCACCGGCGGGCGCCGGAGCGAACCGCCGCCGGAAGACCGCATCACGCGCTCGGCCTGGTTCGTCCGGAAACACCGCGAGGTGGCGCCCGCCACCTGGACCCTGCCCGGCGTCAAGAGCGCCGCCAATTGCACCGCCTGTCATACCCGGGCCGATCAAGGAGATTTCAATGAACACAACGTCCGCATCCCCCGCTGA
- a CDS encoding cytochrome b/b6 domain-containing protein, with the protein MNTTSASPAERDTAGSGPGRILVWDAPVRVFHWLIVLCFAGAYLTAERESWRLVHVTLGYTMAGLVVFRLLWGIVGTRYARFSNFVRGPRAVTAYLRGMLGGRTEHHTGHNPAGAVAIVALLALALAVAASGWATYEDIGGKWLEEFHEAAANIMLGVVGIHIAGVLLGSWLHRDNLIGAMITGRKTGRPENGVRSAWRSVGILMMVAVLGFWWTQWNSAPGGVANGPATVSGKAVTQDRDDD; encoded by the coding sequence ATGAACACAACGTCCGCATCCCCCGCTGAACGCGACACGGCCGGGTCGGGGCCCGGCAGGATCCTCGTCTGGGATGCGCCGGTGCGCGTCTTCCACTGGCTCATCGTGCTGTGCTTTGCCGGCGCCTACCTCACTGCGGAACGCGAATCGTGGCGCCTGGTGCACGTGACGCTCGGGTACACCATGGCGGGCCTTGTCGTCTTCCGCCTCCTGTGGGGCATCGTGGGCACGCGCTATGCGCGCTTCTCGAACTTCGTGCGCGGGCCGCGCGCCGTCACGGCCTACCTCCGCGGCATGCTTGGCGGACGCACGGAACACCATACGGGGCACAACCCCGCGGGCGCCGTGGCCATCGTCGCGCTGCTCGCGTTGGCGCTCGCGGTCGCGGCGTCGGGCTGGGCCACGTACGAAGACATCGGAGGCAAGTGGCTGGAAGAATTCCATGAAGCTGCGGCCAACATCATGCTCGGCGTGGTCGGCATTCATATCGCCGGCGTGCTGCTCGGGAGCTGGCTGCACCGCGACAACCTGATCGGCGCCATGATCACCGGCCGCAAGACGGGTCGGCCCGAGAACGGGGTGCGCAGCGCCTGGCGCAGCGTCGGCATCCTCATGATGGTGGCGGTGCTCGGCTTCTGGTGGACGCAGTGGAACAGCGCACCGGGGGGCGTTGCCAACGGCCCGGCCACCGTGTCCGGCAAAGCGGTCACGCAGGATCGGGACGACGACTGA
- a CDS encoding winged helix-turn-helix domain-containing protein: MRILLAEDDPLLGDGLRAGLRQLGFQVDWVRDGEAAERELRAEPYAAAVLDLGLPLRDGLRVLADVRRAGIKIPILVLTAREGVPDRVRGLDVGADDYVVKPVDLHELAARLRALIRRAHGQPQERLRAQDVELDPAAHTVHRAGRLVALPSREFALLHALMLNAGRVLSREQLEQNLYSWGQEVESNAVEVHVHHLRRKLGASLIQTVRGVGYVLLRERPGH; the protein is encoded by the coding sequence ATGCGCATCCTCCTGGCCGAAGACGATCCCTTGCTCGGCGATGGTCTCCGCGCGGGCCTGCGTCAGCTCGGTTTCCAGGTCGACTGGGTGCGGGACGGCGAAGCCGCCGAACGCGAACTGCGCGCCGAGCCGTATGCGGCGGCGGTGCTCGACCTGGGCCTGCCCCTGAGGGACGGCCTGCGCGTGCTTGCCGACGTCCGGAGGGCGGGTATCAAGATCCCCATCCTGGTACTGACGGCGCGCGAGGGCGTACCCGATCGCGTTCGCGGGCTCGATGTCGGCGCCGATGACTACGTCGTCAAGCCCGTCGACCTGCATGAACTCGCAGCGCGCCTGCGCGCCCTGATCCGCCGCGCCCATGGTCAACCCCAGGAACGCCTTCGCGCCCAGGATGTCGAACTCGATCCCGCCGCGCACACGGTGCATCGTGCGGGTAGGCTGGTCGCGCTGCCGTCGCGCGAATTCGCGCTGCTGCACGCGCTGATGCTCAATGCCGGACGCGTTCTCTCGCGCGAACAGCTCGAGCAGAACCTGTACAGCTGGGGGCAGGAAGTGGAAAGCAATGCGGTCGAGGTGCACGTGCATCATCTGCGCCGCAAGCTCGGCGCCTCGCTGATCCAGACCGTGCGCGGCGTGGGCTATGTGCTCCTGCGCGAAAGGCCGGGCCATTGA
- a CDS encoding ATP-binding protein, producing the protein MTLPRSLQGRLLSLVLGLVAGVWLVTAVMTWLDARHELDELLDSHLAQGAALLVAQQMQPPSEEERSIEAPVLHRYAPRVAFQVFHEGRLAMRSANAPSQPMIDSGRHFASGFSTAHIDGATWRVFAAHGSERDVQVYVGERMDSRSSILWAVLRSTLWPVFVALPLLALAVWWAVRRGTLPLRRLGRTLARREPQALSPVVLDDAPSEMTPMLDALNGLFRRIGELLESERRFTADAAHELRTPIAAIRAQAQVALAETDEGRRRHALEATLSGCDRATHLVEQLLTLSRLEAGAGAESKPVDLGALVRGVVAEAAPAAIGKQQNIEVDAADECLVRGDPMLFAVLVRNLVDNAIRYSPALAAIHIGVVRWQGHVRLRVEDSGPGMKEEDIARCGARFFRVLGSGESGSGLGWSIIRRVASAQQAVVRIERSGRLGGLAVDVEWAAA; encoded by the coding sequence ATGACGCTCCCCCGCTCGCTCCAGGGGCGCCTCCTGTCGCTGGTGCTCGGCCTGGTGGCGGGCGTGTGGTTGGTCACCGCCGTCATGACGTGGCTCGACGCGCGCCACGAACTGGACGAACTCCTCGACAGCCACCTGGCGCAGGGCGCCGCGCTGCTGGTCGCGCAGCAGATGCAGCCCCCTTCCGAAGAAGAACGAAGCATCGAAGCCCCGGTGCTGCATCGCTACGCGCCCCGGGTTGCCTTCCAGGTCTTCCATGAGGGCCGCCTGGCGATGCGGTCTGCCAACGCCCCGTCCCAGCCGATGATCGACAGCGGGCGGCACTTCGCGTCGGGCTTCAGCACGGCCCACATCGACGGCGCGACGTGGCGCGTGTTCGCAGCCCACGGCAGCGAGCGCGACGTGCAGGTGTATGTGGGCGAGCGAATGGATTCGAGATCTTCGATCCTCTGGGCCGTGCTGCGAAGCACGCTCTGGCCGGTGTTCGTCGCGTTGCCCCTGCTTGCGCTCGCGGTGTGGTGGGCGGTGCGCCGCGGCACGCTGCCGCTCAGACGGCTCGGACGGACGCTCGCGAGACGCGAGCCGCAGGCCTTGAGCCCGGTCGTGCTCGACGACGCGCCGTCGGAGATGACGCCGATGCTCGATGCACTCAACGGACTGTTCCGCCGCATCGGCGAACTGCTGGAGTCGGAGCGCCGGTTCACCGCCGACGCCGCTCACGAACTGCGCACGCCCATCGCCGCCATTCGCGCGCAGGCGCAGGTCGCGCTCGCCGAGACCGACGAGGGCCGGCGGCGCCATGCGTTGGAAGCGACGCTCTCCGGCTGCGACCGGGCCACGCACCTGGTCGAGCAGTTGCTGACGCTCTCGCGCCTCGAGGCGGGTGCCGGCGCTGAAAGCAAGCCGGTGGATTTGGGTGCTCTGGTGCGCGGCGTGGTGGCCGAAGCCGCGCCGGCGGCCATCGGCAAGCAGCAGAACATCGAAGTCGACGCGGCGGATGAGTGCCTGGTGCGTGGCGATCCGATGTTGTTCGCGGTGCTGGTGCGCAACCTGGTCGACAACGCGATCCGCTACAGCCCGGCGCTGGCAGCCATCCACATCGGAGTCGTGCGCTGGCAGGGCCATGTGCGGCTCAGGGTCGAGGACAGCGGACCCGGCATGAAGGAAGAGGACATCGCCCGGTGCGGAGCGCGCTTCTTCCGCGTGCTCGGCAGCGGCGAAAGCGGCAGCGGCCTGGGCTGGTCGATCATTCGGCGTGTCGCGTCTGCGCAGCAGGCGGTGGTACGCATCGAGCGGTCGGGCCGCCTGGGTGGCCTCGCGGTGGATGTCGAGTGGGCTGCTGCCTGA
- a CDS encoding BON domain-containing protein: protein MKSDAQLKSDVAQELSWDPSINATNVGVAVKNGVVTLTGHLETYAEKFAIERAVQRVQGVQALAVELDVKLAPGHKRSDSEIAEAAEAALKWHSEVPNERVQVRVEKGWVTLKGEVDWEYQRRAAARAVQPLIGVVGVDNTIGLKVQATPSDIGVRIRGALERYALDESKRIEVVVSGTKAVLRGTVHSWAERGAVQGAAWSAPGILSVENNLKVVR from the coding sequence ATGAAGTCGGATGCGCAGTTGAAGAGCGACGTGGCCCAGGAGTTGAGCTGGGATCCCTCGATCAATGCCACGAATGTCGGTGTGGCCGTCAAGAACGGGGTGGTCACGTTGACGGGACACCTTGAAACCTATGCAGAGAAGTTCGCGATCGAACGTGCTGTCCAGCGGGTGCAGGGTGTCCAGGCACTGGCGGTGGAACTCGACGTCAAGTTGGCTCCGGGGCACAAGCGCAGTGACTCCGAGATCGCCGAAGCGGCCGAGGCCGCGCTGAAGTGGCATTCGGAGGTTCCCAACGAACGTGTCCAGGTTCGCGTGGAAAAGGGGTGGGTCACGCTCAAGGGCGAGGTCGATTGGGAGTACCAGCGCCGCGCAGCCGCGCGTGCCGTCCAGCCGCTGATCGGTGTGGTTGGCGTCGACAACACCATCGGCCTGAAAGTACAAGCCACGCCCTCGGACATCGGTGTTCGCATTCGCGGGGCGCTGGAACGCTATGCCCTGGACGAATCAAAGCGAATCGAGGTCGTGGTGAGCGGCACGAAAGCGGTCCTGCGCGGGACCGTTCATTCCTGGGCTGAACGCGGGGCCGTTCAGGGTGCCGCATGGTCGGCGCCCGGCATCTTGAGCGTGGAGAACAATCTCAAAGTAGTGAGATGA
- the polX gene encoding DNA polymerase/3'-5' exonuclease PolX produces the protein MPIANADVAAVFNEIADLLELQGASIFRIRAYRNAARMLGDLGRSIQAMVEHGEDLDALPGIGADLAAKIVGIVNTGSCPLLNQLRAQGPPGVVELLRIPGIGPRRARTLQLALGIRTLEDMQRAISDGRLGTVRGFGPKTQQRIRESIAAHQQADRRFRLPMAMQVAEARLASLAAEPGVLQAQAAGSLRRRRDTVGDIDLVVAAGPGSSVTRRFAAAADVATVLAKGATRAGVVLANGMQVDLRAVPPESFGAALLYFTGSKSHNIALRQRARNAGLKLNEYGVFREDRRIAGDTEASVYRALGLPFIEPELREDRGEIEAALANGLPALVTLDDLRGDLHAHTRDSDGLDTLAAMARAARARGWQYMAVTDHSSRLALAHGLDAGRLAQQIDRIDALNARHDGFVVLKGVEVDILKDGSLDLPEDVLRRLELVVGAVHSAFDLPRDRQTDRLLRAMDHPCFSILAHPTGRLIGERPPCEIDLQRVIRKARERGCFLELNAQPMRLDLNDIACRMAREEGVRISIASDAHSTLDFDHLRYGIGQARRGWLEPGDVLNTRSLDALRPLLAATMDRVSHDTPSPAV, from the coding sequence ATGCCGATCGCCAATGCCGACGTGGCGGCGGTGTTCAACGAGATCGCCGATCTGCTCGAACTGCAGGGCGCCAGCATCTTTCGCATTCGTGCCTACCGCAATGCCGCGCGCATGCTCGGTGACCTGGGCCGCAGCATCCAGGCCATGGTGGAGCATGGCGAGGACCTCGACGCCCTGCCCGGCATCGGCGCCGACCTGGCGGCCAAGATCGTCGGAATCGTGAACACGGGCAGTTGTCCGCTCCTGAACCAGTTGCGCGCGCAGGGGCCGCCCGGCGTGGTCGAGCTGCTGCGGATTCCAGGCATCGGACCTCGCCGCGCGCGCACGCTCCAGCTGGCACTCGGCATCCGCACGCTCGAGGATATGCAACGTGCAATTTCCGATGGCCGACTGGGCACGGTTCGCGGCTTCGGTCCGAAGACGCAGCAGCGCATCCGGGAATCCATTGCCGCGCACCAGCAGGCGGATCGGCGGTTCAGGTTGCCCATGGCCATGCAGGTGGCCGAGGCGCGGCTCGCAAGCCTCGCGGCCGAACCGGGCGTGTTGCAGGCGCAAGCCGCAGGCAGCCTGCGGCGGCGGCGCGATACCGTGGGCGATATCGATCTGGTCGTGGCCGCCGGACCCGGCAGTTCCGTGACGCGCCGCTTTGCCGCCGCGGCCGACGTCGCCACCGTCCTCGCCAAGGGCGCGACCCGTGCGGGCGTGGTGCTTGCGAACGGCATGCAGGTTGACCTGCGTGCCGTGCCGCCGGAGAGTTTCGGCGCAGCCCTGCTGTATTTCACCGGCTCCAAGAGCCACAACATCGCCCTGCGGCAACGCGCGCGCAATGCGGGCCTGAAGCTCAACGAGTACGGCGTTTTCCGGGAAGACCGCCGCATCGCGGGGGACACCGAAGCCTCGGTCTACCGGGCGCTCGGCCTGCCCTTCATCGAGCCCGAACTGCGCGAGGACCGCGGCGAGATCGAGGCCGCCCTGGCCAACGGCCTGCCCGCACTGGTGACGCTCGACGATCTGCGCGGCGACCTCCATGCCCACACGCGAGACAGCGACGGCCTGGACACCCTGGCCGCGATGGCGCGGGCTGCCCGCGCACGCGGCTGGCAGTACATGGCCGTCACCGATCATTCCTCGCGGCTTGCGCTCGCGCATGGCCTGGATGCGGGCCGGCTCGCGCAACAGATCGATCGCATCGATGCGCTCAATGCCCGCCACGACGGCTTCGTGGTGCTCAAGGGCGTGGAGGTCGATATCCTCAAGGACGGCAGCCTCGACCTGCCCGAGGACGTGCTGCGGCGCCTCGAACTCGTCGTCGGCGCCGTCCATTCCGCGTTCGACCTGCCGCGCGACCGGCAGACCGATCGCCTCCTGCGCGCCATGGACCACCCTTGCTTCAGCATCCTGGCCCATCCCACCGGCCGCCTGATCGGGGAGCGACCGCCCTGCGAGATCGATCTCCAGCGGGTGATCCGCAAGGCCCGCGAGCGCGGCTGCTTCCTCGAACTCAACGCCCAGCCCATGCGGCTCGACCTGAACGACATCGCCTGCCGGATGGCCAGGGAAGAAGGCGTGCGGATCAGCATCGCTTCCGACGCGCACAGCACGCTCGATTTCGACCACCTGCGTTACGGCATCGGCCAGGCACGCCGCGGCTGGCTGGAACCCGGCGACGTGCTCAACACCCGCAGCCTCGATGCGTTGCGGCCGCTCCTGGCCGCGACCATGGACCGGGTCTCCCACGACACCCCCTCCCCCGCGGTCTGA
- a CDS encoding 2-oxo acid dehydrogenase subunit E2 produces the protein MHIAPPKVRDYDYALFGDVEHVPLTRVRQVVGERVTASWMTVPHVAQFDEVDLGAVEAERERLRPEAAAAGVSLSVLPFVMKACAHALHAFPDFNASLDASGSTLIRKKYCHIAFAADTPIGLLAPVIRNVDTLSPMQIAIEIDSLAKRARSCTLSPADMEGACFTVSNLGALGGTGFIPIINAPEVGILGVARAARRVVEEDGKFVSRTVLPLSLVYDHRVIDGAVGGRFLAAVREHLCPPAQPPKPA, from the coding sequence ATGCACATCGCTCCCCCCAAGGTCCGAGACTACGACTACGCGTTGTTCGGAGATGTCGAGCACGTTCCGCTCACCCGTGTCAGGCAGGTGGTCGGCGAACGCGTCACGGCAAGCTGGATGACGGTACCGCACGTTGCGCAGTTCGACGAGGTGGACCTCGGCGCGGTCGAGGCCGAACGTGAGCGCCTGCGCCCCGAGGCGGCGGCGGCAGGCGTCTCCCTGAGCGTGCTGCCCTTCGTCATGAAGGCCTGTGCGCACGCACTGCACGCCTTTCCCGATTTCAACGCGTCGCTCGATGCTTCGGGCAGCACGCTGATCCGGAAGAAGTACTGCCATATCGCCTTCGCGGCCGACACGCCCATCGGCCTGCTCGCACCAGTGATCCGCAACGTCGATACGCTGAGCCCGATGCAGATCGCCATCGAGATCGACAGCCTGGCCAAGCGGGCGAGGTCGTGCACGCTGTCTCCGGCGGACATGGAAGGCGCGTGCTTCACCGTCTCCAATCTCGGTGCGCTGGGGGGTACCGGGTTCATTCCGATCATCAATGCGCCCGAGGTCGGCATCCTGGGCGTGGCCCGCGCGGCGCGGCGCGTGGTGGAGGAAGACGGGAAGTTCGTATCCCGCACCGTCTTGCCGCTGTCTCTTGTCTACGACCACCGGGTCATCGATGGCGCGGTGGGCGGGCGATTCCTCGCTGCGGTCCGCGAGCACCTTTGCCCTCCTGCGCAGCCGCCGAAGCCCGCCTGA
- a CDS encoding DUF6506 family protein: MSLKAAFIFLAAGAKPDEHRCVVRTPQVDLVVVGVADYAQAEAAARSLLDEGIGAIELCGGFGNAGTARVCRAVEGRVPVGVVRFDIHPGLDGRSGDQVFASGA; this comes from the coding sequence ATGTCCTTGAAAGCCGCATTCATCTTCCTCGCCGCCGGCGCGAAGCCGGACGAGCACCGCTGCGTCGTGCGCACGCCGCAGGTCGACCTCGTGGTCGTGGGCGTTGCCGACTATGCGCAGGCAGAGGCCGCTGCCCGGTCGCTGCTGGACGAAGGCATCGGCGCCATCGAGCTGTGCGGTGGCTTCGGCAACGCCGGCACGGCCCGCGTCTGCCGCGCGGTCGAGGGGCGCGTGCCCGTTGGCGTGGTGCGTTTCGACATCCACCCCGGGCTTGACGGCCGAAGCGGCGACCAGGTCTTCGCCTCCGGGGCGTAA
- a CDS encoding biotin/lipoyl-containing protein, which yields MSADITAVTVPKLGLTMKEGTIAAWHVEPGSTVSVGQPLFDIETEKVTNECTAEGSGILRRQVAAAGTTLPVGSLVAVIAPSQVSDAAIEEFITRFTPEKQA from the coding sequence ATGAGCGCGGACATCACCGCCGTCACCGTGCCGAAGCTCGGACTCACCATGAAGGAAGGCACCATCGCCGCCTGGCATGTCGAGCCGGGATCGACCGTCAGCGTCGGGCAGCCGCTGTTCGACATCGAGACCGAGAAGGTCACGAACGAATGCACCGCGGAAGGCTCCGGGATCCTGCGGCGCCAGGTTGCTGCCGCAGGCACGACGCTTCCCGTGGGCAGCCTGGTCGCGGTCATCGCGCCATCGCAGGTTTCCGATGCCGCCATCGAAGAGTTCATCACCAGGTTCACGCCCGAGAAACAGGCTTGA